TCGGCGGCGCTTTAGGTGTAAACTTCAAAATCGATGACAGCAAAGCTCTTGAAGTTGGTGTAGGCTATCAGGTATCTGATCAGGATGGCTGGGATGAAGATGCTGAAACTCTTGCAATATATGCTCAGCTCCCCATCACTGTTATGAAAGGATTCAAAATCACTCCCGAAATCGGATACTTTGACTACGGCAGCAGCGTAATGCACACCGGAGGTAAAAAAGTTGATGAGCCCAAAGTTATACAGGCTCTTGTTCAGTTCCGTTTTGACATCTAATAAAAACCGTCCCCTTCCCTGAAAAGAAGGGGATCTGAATCACACTCACATCAGGCAGATTGCAGCATTGAGCGGCGTAAGGTTTTCCTTGCGCCGTTCTTTTTTTTGGCAGATTCAGATACCGTATTTGCGGCGTTTTCTTGTGAGGGTTGAAAGGTCTATACAGAGTTTTCCGGCTGCATCCAAAAGAGTCCGGGATTTTTGCAGAGCATCTTTTATCAGTTCTTTTTCGTATTGCTCAAGCCTGTATTTAAGAGAGTCCCTTATCTTTTCCCCTTTTAAAGCGGTTATTCCGCATTCCGAATAAATATAATCCGGCCTGATGCACGGCACAGGGCTCAGCAGAACAAGCTTCTCCACCACATGCCGCAGTTCACGGATGTTGCCGAACCACTCATAAGCCGTAAGCAGCTCTATGGATTCCCTGTCAAAGAAGACATTCTTCTTGTATTTGTTATTATAGACTTTGCAGAAATAATTGATGAAATGAGGAATCTCCTCTTTTCTATCCTTCAGCGGAGGAAGCTCAATTTCAACGGTACTGAGCCTGTAGTACAGGTCTTCTCTGAAAAAAGCGTTTTCTATCTGAGTTTTGATTGCTTTATTTGTTGCCGCGATAATCCTCACATCAGCAGACAGGGTCTTTTTTCCGCCTATTTTTACAAACTGCTTATGCTCAAGAAATGTAAGGAGCTTTGATTGAAGCTCAAGGGGCATATCCCCTATTTCATCCAGAAAAAGCGTTCCTCCGGCGGCCTGTTCGATAAAACCTTCATATCCGCCCTTCAATGCACCTGTAAATGCGCCCTGTTCGTAGCCGAACATTTTGGACTCAAAAAGCTGTTCGGGGATAGCACTGCAGTTTATATGAATGAAGCTGCCGCCCATGCGGCTTTCGTTATGGATAAAGTAAGCTAATTTATCCTTCCCGGTTCCGGATTCGCCGGTAATCAGGACAGATACATTGTAAGGAGCCACATGCGCGGCCTTGGAGTATATCTTCCGCATACTGCCGCATTCGACAACGAAACCATCGCCGAAGGAACAGGCGGTGTGCTCTGTCCTGAAACCGCTACCTGAAGCTGAAACAGACACAATAAGAACCCTGAAAGCCTGAAAACATACGAACCCCTTTTTACAGCACAGAAATTTTCACAACTGCCGTTATCCGTCAGGCTGCAAATACGATTTTATAAGGGTTATTTTATTAGGCATCAAACAATTTATCAATGCATAAAGCTTTGAAATAATTAAGATTTTTGACAGGAAAAAGTCAAATGGCAGCAGATTGGTTTCAATGGACAACAGTAGGCGACAGTTTACGTCAAATCCATTCAACTTTCTCTTGAAATGATACTATTAAGTGATATTATTATTTATGCAGAATATTAGCGCCAAGCATAGAAAAACTTTGAACGCTGTGTTTCACCTTCCTGTTAAGTCAAATATCATCTGGCAGGATGTTGAAGCTCTTTTTACCGCTCTGGGCGCAGAAGTTACAGAAGGCAGCGGCTCCAGAGTCAGGATTTATCTGAACGGTGTCAGAGCCGTGTTCCACAGACCACACCCAGAAAAAGAAAGAAATAAAGGAGCTGTAAAAAGCGTTCAGCGTTTTTTGACAGAAGCAGGAGTAAAAGATGCTGGAATATAAAGGTTACGTTGGTTCAGTAGTTTTTGATTCAGATGCCGAAATTTTTTATGGCGAGGTAGTCGGTCTGCGTGATGTAATAACATTTCAGGGGATGACTACACAGGAGATTAAACAGGCTTTTCAAGAATCAATTGATGACTATCTTGATTTTTGCAAAGAAAGAGGCGAAAAACCGGAAAAGCCA
Above is a genomic segment from Geovibrio ferrireducens containing:
- a CDS encoding sigma-54 interaction domain-containing protein; its protein translation is MSVSASGSGFRTEHTACSFGDGFVVECGSMRKIYSKAAHVAPYNVSVLITGESGTGKDKLAYFIHNESRMGGSFIHINCSAIPEQLFESKMFGYEQGAFTGALKGGYEGFIEQAAGGTLFLDEIGDMPLELQSKLLTFLEHKQFVKIGGKKTLSADVRIIAATNKAIKTQIENAFFREDLYYRLSTVEIELPPLKDRKEEIPHFINYFCKVYNNKYKKNVFFDRESIELLTAYEWFGNIRELRHVVEKLVLLSPVPCIRPDYIYSECGITALKGEKIRDSLKYRLEQYEKELIKDALQKSRTLLDAAGKLCIDLSTLTRKRRKYGI
- a CDS encoding type II toxin-antitoxin system HicB family antitoxin, producing the protein MLEYKGYVGSVVFDSDAEIFYGEVVGLRDVITFQGMTTQEIKQAFQESIDDYLDFCKERGEKPEKPYSGRFVLRTSAELHKKIAAQAATEGKSINAFINETLEKVI
- a CDS encoding type II toxin-antitoxin system HicA family toxin, whose amino-acid sequence is MQNISAKHRKTLNAVFHLPVKSNIIWQDVEALFTALGAEVTEGSGSRVRIYLNGVRAVFHRPHPEKERNKGAVKSVQRFLTEAGVKDAGI